A genomic window from Egibacteraceae bacterium includes:
- the ftsZ gene encoding cell division protein FtsZ: MAAPQNYLAVIKVVGIGGGGVNAVNRMIEAGLKGVEFIAVNTDAQALLMSDADVKLDVGRELTRGLGAGSDPEIGRKAAEEHRDEIEEVLKGADMVFVTAGEGGGTGTGGAPVLAEVAKGLGALTIGVVTRPFSFEGRRRAVQAEKGIDNLREAVDTLIIIPNDRLLEISDKETSVLQAFRLADDVLLQGVQGITDLITTPGLINTDFADVSTVMRDAGSALMGIGKARGDDRAVEAARMAISSPLLEASIEGARGVLLTIAGGSDLGLHEVNEAAEIIAQAADQDANIIFGAVIDDALGDEVKVTVIAAGFSEAAPVAAPRAADSGRLRPVERREPSPPPAPPPG; encoded by the coding sequence GTGGCGGCACCGCAGAACTACCTCGCGGTCATCAAAGTCGTCGGCATCGGTGGCGGCGGCGTGAACGCCGTGAACCGGATGATCGAAGCAGGCCTCAAGGGGGTGGAGTTCATCGCGGTGAACACCGACGCCCAGGCGCTGCTCATGTCCGACGCCGACGTGAAGCTCGACGTCGGTCGAGAGCTCACCCGGGGCCTCGGCGCCGGCAGCGACCCGGAGATCGGCCGCAAGGCCGCCGAGGAGCACCGCGACGAGATCGAGGAGGTGCTGAAGGGCGCCGACATGGTGTTCGTCACCGCCGGGGAGGGGGGCGGGACCGGCACGGGTGGCGCCCCCGTGCTCGCCGAGGTCGCGAAGGGCCTCGGGGCGCTCACCATCGGCGTGGTCACCCGGCCCTTCAGCTTCGAGGGACGCCGACGGGCCGTCCAGGCGGAGAAGGGGATCGACAACCTGCGCGAGGCCGTCGACACCCTCATCATCATCCCGAACGACCGCTTGCTCGAGATCTCCGACAAGGAGACATCGGTCCTGCAGGCGTTCCGCCTCGCCGACGACGTGCTCCTGCAGGGCGTGCAGGGCATCACCGACCTCATCACGACCCCGGGCCTCATCAACACCGACTTCGCCGACGTGTCGACGGTCATGCGCGACGCGGGCAGCGCCCTCATGGGCATCGGCAAGGCACGCGGGGACGACCGTGCGGTCGAGGCCGCCCGCATGGCCATCAGCTCGCCGCTGCTCGAGGCGTCGATCGAGGGCGCCCGCGGCGTGCTTCTCACCATCGCGGGGGGCAGCGACCTCGGGCTGCACGAGGTGAACGAGGCGGCCGAGATCATCGCCCAAGCTGCCGACCAGGACGCGAACATCATCTTCGGCGCGGTCATCGACGACGCGCTCGGCGACGAGGTCAAGGTCACGGTCATCGCGGCCGGCTTCTCCGAGGCCGCCCCCGTCGCGGCGCCGCGGGCGGCGGACAGCGGCCGCCTTCGGCCGGTCGAGCGGCGCGAGCCCAGCCCCCCTCCCGCACCGCCCCCCGGGCA
- a CDS encoding FtsQ-type POTRA domain-containing protein — MTVRPATRRPRRQLPPMDARIRARRAQVVRQRLRRRRRVTLSVVGLLLLAVAAVAVARSPLFAIAEVRVLGVAGEAQAAVREEAGLRPGDNLLAADLRDAADRVEALPWVHTAGARRLPPSTVEVRVVVRQPVMVIRLPDAAWLVDAGGVVVAGGSRPGLPEVLAPHSVVPGVGGEVRDAALRNALDARARLPVDLRAVIERYEAPSARDLRLRLRGGVVVRFGAAEDVEAKARSVLLLLEQARVQAGRREPGTGGERRLGVAEIDVRAPDNPVIVPVDGAA; from the coding sequence GTGACCGTCAGACCGGCCACGCGCCGGCCGCGGCGGCAGCTGCCGCCGATGGACGCGCGGATTCGTGCCCGCCGGGCGCAGGTGGTGCGTCAACGGCTGCGCCGTCGCCGCCGGGTTACCCTCAGCGTCGTCGGACTGCTGCTACTCGCCGTCGCTGCGGTCGCCGTCGCCCGCTCCCCGCTGTTCGCGATCGCCGAGGTGCGCGTCCTCGGCGTGGCCGGCGAGGCGCAGGCGGCCGTCCGCGAGGAGGCGGGCCTGCGGCCGGGGGACAACCTGCTCGCCGCGGACCTGCGGGACGCCGCCGACCGGGTCGAGGCGCTTCCGTGGGTCCACACCGCAGGGGCGCGCCGGCTGCCGCCGTCGACGGTGGAGGTGCGCGTCGTGGTGCGTCAGCCCGTCATGGTGATCCGGCTGCCCGACGCCGCCTGGCTCGTCGACGCAGGGGGCGTCGTCGTCGCCGGCGGAAGCCGACCCGGCCTGCCGGAGGTCCTCGCTCCCCACTCCGTCGTGCCGGGGGTGGGTGGTGAGGTGCGTGACGCGGCGCTCCGCAACGCCCTCGACGCGCGGGCGCGTCTCCCGGTCGACCTGCGTGCGGTGATCGAGCGATACGAGGCTCCGAGCGCGCGGGACCTGCGCCTGCGCCTTCGCGGCGGCGTCGTCGTGCGCTTCGGCGCGGCGGAGGACGTGGAGGCGAAAGCCCGCTCGGTGCTCCTGCTCCTCGAGCAGGCTCGAGTGCAGGCGGGTCGCCGCGAACCAGGCACGGGAGGGGAGCGCCGGCTCGGCGTGGCCGAGATCGACGTGAGGGCCCCCGACAACCCCGTGATCGTGCCGGTCGACGGCGCAGCGTGA
- the murB gene encoding UDP-N-acetylmuramate dehydrogenase, which translates to MPDAAADAVLVRRLRERVGGAVLPAEPLAAHTTIKVGGPAAALVRAETPADIAAVAEICSELQRPWMVLGRGSNLLVADAGWPGVAVTLGRGFRGVEVAGERVVAGAAERMPALATTVAAAGLAGLAFGVAIPGSLGGAVRMNAGAHGGEMAEVLAWADVARLARGGAVERWTATDLAMRYRHTDLPGDAVVVRACLALRPSDAGSLRRDMAEMRRWRREHQPVNVPSCGSVFANPEGDSAGRLIDAAGMKGYRVGGAQVSPVHANFITTEPGAAASDVHAVLRDVRDAVAERHGVVLHPEVVLVGFDGAASEAP; encoded by the coding sequence GTGCCTGACGCCGCAGCCGACGCGGTCCTCGTTCGCCGCCTGCGCGAACGGGTCGGCGGTGCGGTGCTGCCTGCCGAGCCGCTCGCCGCGCACACCACCATCAAGGTCGGGGGTCCCGCCGCCGCGCTCGTGCGCGCCGAGACCCCCGCCGACATCGCCGCGGTGGCGGAGATCTGCAGCGAACTGCAGCGTCCGTGGATGGTCCTCGGGCGGGGCAGCAACCTCCTCGTCGCGGACGCGGGGTGGCCGGGCGTCGCCGTGACGCTCGGACGCGGCTTCCGGGGCGTGGAGGTCGCGGGGGAACGGGTCGTCGCCGGCGCGGCCGAGCGGATGCCCGCCCTGGCGACCACGGTTGCGGCCGCCGGCCTGGCCGGCCTTGCCTTCGGGGTCGCGATTCCCGGCAGTCTCGGAGGAGCCGTCCGCATGAACGCCGGCGCGCACGGGGGCGAGATGGCCGAGGTGCTCGCCTGGGCGGATGTCGCGCGCCTCGCGCGGGGCGGCGCGGTCGAGCGGTGGACCGCGACGGACCTCGCCATGCGCTACCGCCACACCGACCTTCCCGGCGACGCGGTCGTCGTCCGCGCCTGCCTGGCCCTTCGCCCGTCCGACGCGGGGAGCCTGCGCCGCGACATGGCGGAGATGCGGCGCTGGCGGCGGGAGCACCAGCCGGTCAACGTCCCCTCGTGCGGCAGTGTGTTCGCCAACCCCGAGGGCGACTCGGCGGGCCGGCTGATCGACGCGGCAGGCATGAAGGGCTATCGCGTGGGCGGTGCGCAGGTGAGCCCCGTGCACGCCAACTTCATCACGACCGAACCCGGCGCCGCCGCATCCGACGTCCATGCCGTGCTCCGCGACGTGCGCGACGCCGTCGCGGAGCGTCATGGCGTCGTCCTGCATCCCGAAGTGGTGCTCGTCGGCTTCGACGGCGCGGCATCGGAGGCGCCGTGA
- the murC gene encoding UDP-N-acetylmuramate--L-alanine ligase has translation MTDPDAVPAGARVHLVGVGGAGMSALAHILLERGHPVSGSDLRGGRTCAALSAMGAAISVGHDAALVEGADVVAVSTAVPADNPELRRANELGLPVLRRAELLDALMSGQRRVLVSGTHGKTTTTAMTTVCLQAAGLDPSFAIGGVLAEAGTSAHHGSGGIFVAEADEAYNSFAWLTADAAVVTNVELDHHDHYADLAEVQRAFRHFLDRRPTAPGGGRSGPAVLCIDDAGARALLDAAAEPVWTYGEVPDARLRIVDVTLSRHGSRFRLVERGEDLGEFSVRLPGRHNVANATGAAAAARWAGAPVEAIRAALAAFAGAQRRFQRLGEAGGVTVVDDYGHHPTELAATLAAARQTAPAGRVVAVFQPHRYSRTAALGRELGAALRGADVAVVTDVYPAGEAPVPGVTGLIVAEAARAAGVATSFVPSGGDLVEAVTGVVREGDLVLTLGAGDITELGPVLLRRLEGRRA, from the coding sequence GTGACCGACCCCGACGCCGTACCCGCCGGAGCCCGCGTGCACCTCGTCGGGGTCGGGGGCGCCGGCATGAGCGCGCTCGCGCACATCCTCCTCGAGCGTGGTCACCCCGTGAGCGGCAGCGACCTGCGCGGCGGCCGGACGTGCGCGGCCCTGTCGGCCATGGGGGCGGCCATCTCCGTGGGTCACGACGCCGCGCTCGTGGAGGGCGCCGACGTCGTCGCCGTGTCCACGGCCGTGCCGGCCGACAACCCCGAGCTCCGGCGGGCCAACGAGCTCGGGCTGCCCGTCCTTCGTCGCGCCGAGCTGCTCGACGCGCTCATGAGCGGTCAGCGGCGGGTGCTCGTCTCCGGCACGCACGGCAAGACGACGACCACCGCCATGACGACGGTGTGCCTGCAGGCGGCAGGACTCGACCCGTCCTTCGCGATCGGCGGCGTGCTCGCGGAGGCGGGGACGAGCGCACACCACGGCAGCGGCGGCATCTTCGTGGCCGAGGCCGACGAGGCCTACAACTCGTTCGCGTGGCTCACCGCCGACGCGGCCGTGGTGACGAACGTCGAGCTCGACCACCACGACCACTACGCCGACCTCGCCGAGGTGCAGCGCGCGTTCCGGCACTTCCTCGACCGCAGGCCAACGGCACCGGGGGGCGGGCGCAGCGGTCCCGCGGTGCTCTGCATCGACGACGCGGGCGCGCGGGCGCTGCTCGACGCCGCCGCGGAGCCGGTGTGGACCTACGGGGAGGTTCCCGACGCGCGCCTGCGCATCGTCGACGTGACGCTTTCCCGGCACGGCTCCCGCTTCCGCCTCGTCGAGCGGGGAGAGGACCTCGGGGAGTTCAGCGTGCGCCTGCCGGGACGCCACAACGTCGCGAACGCGACCGGGGCAGCGGCGGCCGCGCGCTGGGCCGGCGCTCCGGTCGAGGCCATCCGTGCGGCGCTCGCGGCCTTCGCGGGGGCGCAGCGGCGCTTCCAGCGGCTCGGCGAGGCGGGCGGGGTCACCGTCGTCGACGACTACGGTCATCACCCGACCGAGCTGGCCGCCACGCTCGCCGCCGCGCGGCAGACCGCGCCCGCCGGCCGCGTCGTCGCGGTGTTCCAGCCGCACCGCTACTCACGGACCGCCGCACTGGGGCGCGAGCTCGGCGCCGCGCTGCGCGGTGCGGACGTGGCCGTCGTCACCGACGTCTACCCGGCGGGCGAAGCGCCCGTCCCGGGGGTCACCGGCTTGATCGTCGCGGAGGCGGCACGCGCCGCCGGGGTGGCGACGTCCTTCGTCCCCTCGGGCGGCGACCTCGTCGAGGCGGTCACGGGCGTCGTGCGAGAGGGCGATCTTGTCCTCACCCTCGGCGCCGGGGACATCACCGAGCTCGGGCCGGTGCTGCTGCGTCGCCTCGAGGGCCGGCGTGCCTGA
- the murG gene encoding undecaprenyldiphospho-muramoylpentapeptide beta-N-acetylglucosaminyltransferase: protein MSAGEQPTPPRVLVAGGGTGGHVFPSLAVASALRDAGLDVEFVGTARGLESRLVPDAGWTLHEVEARPLSRKLSPATLRLPLVLVRATRRVTGLIAERDIAAACVFGGYVSVPLTLAARRTRTPLVVHEQNAVPGLANRLAAQWAEAVAVSVPGTEERFRDRDRVVLTGNPVRPGFGDFDRAATRPDALAAFDLEPDRRTLLVFGGSQGARKLNDAVLGSLAHWSEPGHLQILHAAGRADHERVRAGWETALAAHDGEVPLVRCHGFIAAMETAYAAADVVACRAGASTIAELTVLGLPSVLVPYPHATDDHQTANARALADAGAAKLLPDGWLAPKSLVGMSEPWLNDDAARREAGAAAKALGRPDAAERVARLVARAARRTRAGREGRP, encoded by the coding sequence ATGAGCGCGGGGGAGCAGCCGACCCCTCCGCGGGTGCTCGTCGCCGGGGGCGGCACCGGCGGGCACGTGTTCCCCTCGCTGGCCGTCGCCTCGGCGCTGCGCGACGCCGGCCTCGACGTCGAGTTCGTCGGCACGGCGCGCGGACTCGAGTCGCGCCTCGTGCCCGACGCCGGCTGGACGCTGCACGAGGTCGAGGCCCGACCGCTTTCGCGCAAGCTGTCGCCGGCGACCCTGCGGCTGCCGCTCGTCCTCGTGCGCGCGACCCGACGGGTGACCGGGCTCATCGCGGAGCGCGACATCGCCGCGGCGTGCGTCTTCGGGGGCTACGTCTCGGTGCCACTCACGCTCGCCGCCCGGCGCACCCGCACCCCCCTCGTCGTCCACGAGCAGAACGCCGTCCCCGGCCTGGCCAACCGGCTGGCCGCCCAGTGGGCCGAGGCGGTCGCGGTCAGCGTGCCCGGCACCGAGGAGCGCTTCAGGGACCGCGACCGCGTCGTGCTCACCGGCAACCCCGTCCGGCCGGGGTTCGGGGACTTCGACCGGGCGGCGACGAGGCCCGACGCCCTGGCGGCCTTCGACCTCGAGCCAGATCGGCGCACGCTGCTCGTCTTCGGCGGCAGCCAGGGGGCGCGTAAGCTCAACGACGCCGTCCTCGGCAGCCTCGCGCACTGGAGCGAGCCGGGTCACCTGCAGATCCTCCACGCCGCGGGCCGCGCCGACCACGAGCGCGTCCGCGCCGGGTGGGAGACCGCGCTCGCCGCGCACGACGGCGAGGTGCCGCTCGTCCGCTGTCACGGGTTCATCGCCGCTATGGAGACCGCCTATGCCGCCGCCGACGTCGTCGCGTGCCGCGCCGGCGCGTCGACCATCGCCGAGCTGACCGTCCTCGGCCTGCCGAGCGTGCTCGTGCCCTACCCCCACGCGACCGACGACCACCAGACCGCGAACGCGCGTGCCCTCGCGGACGCCGGCGCTGCGAAGCTGCTGCCCGACGGGTGGCTCGCGCCGAAGTCGCTCGTCGGCATGAGCGAGCCCTGGCTGAACGACGACGCCGCTCGCCGCGAGGCGGGGGCGGCCGCGAAGGCGCTCGGGCGCCCCGACGCCGCCGAGCGGGTCGCCCGCCTGGTCGCGCGGGCGGCACGCCGGACCCGCGCGGGCCGAGAAGGCCGACCGTGA
- the ftsW gene encoding putative lipid II flippase FtsW — MAAEPGVGRVPATDRRRVRPAGAATREFVVLAGTVAILLVVGLVMTFSSSFVQSTAETGDAFSIFQRQLLACLVGLPLMAAAALTDYRLWRPLAPPLLVASLLAAVVVLIPGVGVMAHGARRWIDLGPMTFQPTELLKLVVPLYLAHVLARRWPRLRAGDLRALLAPAVPLLVVISALVMGQPDLETAGLLLAIGGLVLFAAGLPGRIIAAGAGAGAVFAVIAIATTDFRRARILAWLDPMAYPGDLGYQTVQGYIALGSGGVLGRGLGQGRGQWLYVPNAHTDFIFAIIGEELGMLGALFVLLLFTVIAVVGVRTARLAPDPFGRLVATAITGWVVLQGGMNMGSVVGLLPVTGVTLPLISFGGSSLVFTMLALGILLSIARHAVPRGHPCRAATP; from the coding sequence TCGCCGACGGGTGCGCCCCGCCGGAGCGGCCACCCGCGAGTTCGTCGTGCTCGCCGGCACCGTCGCGATCCTGCTCGTCGTCGGGCTCGTCATGACGTTCTCCTCCTCCTTCGTGCAGTCCACGGCGGAGACCGGCGACGCCTTCAGCATCTTTCAGCGCCAGCTGCTCGCGTGCCTCGTCGGGTTGCCGCTCATGGCCGCGGCGGCGCTCACCGACTACCGCCTGTGGCGCCCGCTCGCCCCGCCGCTGCTCGTGGCGAGCCTGCTCGCCGCCGTCGTCGTCCTGATTCCCGGGGTGGGGGTCATGGCGCACGGGGCGCGCCGCTGGATCGACCTGGGACCGATGACCTTCCAGCCCACCGAGCTGCTGAAGCTCGTCGTGCCGCTCTACCTCGCACACGTCCTGGCCCGCAGGTGGCCGCGCCTGCGCGCCGGGGACCTGCGCGCGCTCCTCGCACCCGCCGTCCCGCTGCTCGTCGTCATCTCGGCCCTCGTCATGGGCCAGCCCGACCTCGAGACCGCTGGCCTTCTCCTCGCGATCGGCGGTCTCGTCCTGTTCGCCGCGGGCCTGCCGGGCCGGATCATCGCGGCTGGCGCCGGCGCCGGGGCGGTGTTCGCCGTCATCGCCATCGCGACGACCGACTTCCGGCGCGCGAGGATCCTCGCGTGGCTGGACCCGATGGCCTACCCCGGCGACCTCGGGTACCAGACCGTGCAGGGCTACATCGCCCTGGGGTCGGGCGGGGTGCTCGGACGCGGCCTCGGGCAGGGGCGCGGGCAGTGGCTGTACGTGCCGAACGCCCATACCGACTTCATCTTCGCCATCATCGGGGAGGAGCTCGGGATGCTCGGCGCCCTCTTCGTGCTGCTGCTGTTCACCGTCATCGCCGTCGTCGGCGTCCGCACCGCCCGGCTCGCCCCTGACCCCTTCGGGCGGCTCGTCGCCACGGCGATCACGGGGTGGGTCGTCCTCCAGGGCGGCATGAACATGGGTTCGGTCGTCGGCCTGCTGCCGGTGACCGGCGTCACCCTTCCCCTCATCAGCTTCGGTGGGTCCTCGCTCGTGTTCACGATGCTTGCCCTCGGCATCCTCCTGTCGATCGCCCGCCACGCCGTCCCACGCGGGCACCCCTGCCGGGCGGCGACACCATGA